GCAGTATCTTCACGGCTGTGCAAGAACAACTCGGCCTCAAGCTCGAAAGCGCCAAGGGGCCGGTGGACGTGCTGGTGATTGATGGTGTCAGCAAGCCGACGGAGAACTGATGCGCCACGCGCTCACAACTTCGACCCTTATCCTGTGCCTGCTATCGCTCACGGTTATTGCGGTGGCGCAGAACCAGCCGTTGAAGTTTGAGGTGGCTTTGGTGAAAGTCGCCAATCCTCGGTCTGGAATCGACATGCGGACCTTTCCAGGTGGCAGGTTGCTCGCCACGAATTGCACTTTGAAGCAACTCATCATGGGCGCTTATGGTCTGAAGGAGCAGTATCAAGTAGTAGGAGGCCCCACCTGGGTAGATGTGGACCGCTTTGAAGTCGAAGGCAAGGCCGCTGAAGATTTGACCAATGATCCAGATCGCGTCATTGCTCTGGGGCGGGAAGCTCCGCGCAAGTTGACGTTGATGCTGCAAACCCTGCTGGCAGTACGCTTCAAGCTCAGCGCTCATCAGGAGACGAGGCAGAACACCGCGTATCGCTTAGTGGTTGCGAAGAGCGGCCCCAAACTGTTGCCGACGACAGATTCCACTCAGGAGCCATTCATCGGTGTGGAACGAGAAGGTCCCGTCACCCGGCCTGCCACGGGTTTAGCGATGTTCGGCAAAAATGCTTCGATGACACTGTTAGCCGAACGGCTCGCGCGGTCTTTAGTGGGTCCCGTCATCAACGAAACTGGACTCAAAGGGAACT
The sequence above is drawn from the Terriglobia bacterium genome and encodes:
- a CDS encoding TIGR03435 family protein — translated: MRHALTTSTLILCLLSLTVIAVAQNQPLKFEVALVKVANPRSGIDMRTFPGGRLLATNCTLKQLIMGAYGLKEQYQVVGGPTWVDVDRFEVEGKAAEDLTNDPDRVIALGREAPRKLTLMLQTLLAVRFKLSAHQETRQNTAYRLVVAKSGPKLLPTTDSTQEPFIGVEREGPVTRPATGLAMFGKNASMTLLAERLARSLVGPVINETGLKGNFDFRFEYAADETQQDQGPSIFTAIQQLGLNLEAAKGPVDILVIDHAEKPDAN